The Algoriphagus sanaruensis genome window below encodes:
- a CDS encoding outer membrane beta-barrel protein: MAKQICLFFLAFFSSLITVFGQQDEGEKIDTVANPKWVFKGYLDSYYGYDFRNPSEGSVSYFVSSNRHNLPSVNLAFLELGYNSARFRGKIVPGVGSYMRSNYEQENGVFRNILEASIGTRLSKSSNIWIDFGVLSSPYTNEGPVSRDQLMYTRSLAAEYVPYYLTGLKVSLPISKKWTGSLYLIQGWQQIRDQNQGKAIGTQLSFQPNSKNLFNWNTYVGDERSESKPSSRLRLFSDVYWIYSGSNWKLSSCIYGGFQNTMTDRFNGSVFWWQANFIAGYQISENFSLSGRVEYFSDPNEVLITSETLIPGFQVFSNGLSLNFSPLSNFQIRLEGRYFTALEDSFLNSQSKPFSSKLWLVGNLTFSF, from the coding sequence ATGGCTAAACAGATATGTTTATTTTTTCTGGCCTTTTTTAGCTCCTTGATAACTGTGTTTGGGCAACAAGATGAAGGGGAAAAGATAGATACAGTAGCTAATCCTAAATGGGTATTTAAAGGATATTTAGATTCCTATTATGGATATGATTTTCGAAATCCATCCGAAGGTTCGGTTAGTTATTTTGTTTCTTCAAATCGCCACAATCTGCCTAGTGTTAATTTGGCTTTTCTTGAATTAGGATATAATTCTGCGCGATTTAGAGGGAAGATAGTTCCTGGCGTTGGTTCTTACATGCGTTCTAATTATGAACAGGAAAATGGAGTTTTTAGAAATATTCTTGAAGCATCCATTGGAACTCGATTGTCAAAATCTTCAAACATCTGGATAGATTTTGGAGTGTTAAGTTCTCCATATACCAATGAAGGTCCAGTAAGCCGTGACCAATTGATGTACACTAGGAGTCTGGCAGCTGAATACGTTCCATATTATTTGACAGGCCTCAAGGTATCTCTTCCTATTTCTAAAAAATGGACTGGAAGTCTTTATCTGATTCAAGGATGGCAACAAATTCGGGATCAAAATCAAGGAAAAGCAATTGGAACCCAATTGTCATTTCAGCCCAATTCCAAGAATCTTTTCAACTGGAATACTTATGTAGGTGATGAACGGAGTGAATCTAAGCCCTCTAGCAGACTTAGATTGTTTAGTGATGTATACTGGATTTATTCAGGATCAAATTGGAAACTGAGTAGTTGTATTTATGGTGGGTTTCAGAACACCATGACCGACCGATTTAACGGTTCTGTTTTTTGGTGGCAGGCAAATTTTATAGCAGGGTATCAGATTTCAGAAAATTTTTCCCTTTCTGGAAGAGTTGAATATTTCTCAGATCCTAATGAAGTACTCATTACATCAGAAACCTTGATTCCAGGATTCCAGGTATTTAGTAATGGTTTAAGCCTTAATTTTTCACCGTTGTCCAACTTTCAAATCCGATTAGAAGGACGGTATTTTACGGCTCTAGAGGATTCTTTTTTAAACTCTCAATCAAAACCATTTTCCTCTAAACTTTGGTTGGTGGGCAATCTGACATTTTCGTTTTGA
- a CDS encoding potassium channel family protein, translating to MKYIIVGLGNFGSSLAMKLTASGNEVIGIDSRMEKVDSFKEKISHTICMNATDEFTVSGLPLKDTDVVIVAIGEDQGANIMATALFKNQQVKRLISRAINPLHERVLHAIGVDEIVHPEEETAERMAKKLVINNVVDSFELSEEFSIIEAKVPEEYIGKSIREIGFRQKFNLLILTTIKKEEVKSILGKSRTREEIRGIASPDIVLNGEEILVLFGSNKDLEKFLQKRF from the coding sequence ATGAAATACATCATCGTAGGATTGGGAAATTTTGGATCATCCTTAGCAATGAAGCTAACAGCCTCTGGAAATGAAGTCATTGGAATTGACTCCAGAATGGAAAAGGTAGATTCATTCAAAGAGAAAATTTCGCACACTATCTGTATGAATGCAACAGATGAATTTACTGTCTCCGGACTTCCTTTGAAAGATACTGATGTAGTTATCGTAGCTATTGGAGAAGATCAAGGAGCAAATATTATGGCCACTGCACTTTTTAAAAACCAGCAGGTCAAACGCTTGATTAGCCGTGCTATCAACCCACTTCATGAACGAGTTCTTCATGCTATTGGCGTAGATGAAATTGTCCATCCCGAAGAGGAAACCGCTGAACGAATGGCCAAAAAGCTAGTCATAAACAACGTGGTGGATTCTTTCGAATTAAGTGAGGAGTTCAGCATCATCGAAGCAAAAGTTCCTGAGGAATACATCGGAAAATCAATTCGTGAAATTGGGTTCCGACAGAAGTTCAACCTACTCATTTTGACTACCATCAAGAAAGAGGAAGTGAAAAGCATCTTGGGAAAAAGCAGAACCAGAGAAGAAATCAGAGGTATCGCATCACCAGACATTGTACTTAATGGCGAAGAAATATTAGTCCTATTCGGTTCCAATAAGGATCTGGAAAAATTTCTTCAAAAACGGTTTTAG
- a CDS encoding TrkH family potassium uptake protein — MNSKKNWLEQAALITSVLGLFALIGDFGFNQNQFYQEIFDGFYFVVLALGVISTINRYFKRKVFPKKSVFVFDLLSIGFTLWIFYLYLFVGVPFETDLILENPIWVQLAVILTFIREFSEIRINYKRTVLNPAQLFVGSFILIILFGALLLMTPRATVGGLSFIDAIFTATSAVCVTGLIVVDTGSYFTDFGQLIILFLIQIGGLGILTFASYFSYFFKGGSTYENQIALSDMTNSNKLGEVFSTIKSILLITFGIELVAALTIYSTLDSSLFSSESRKIFFAVFHAISAFCNAGFSTLPNGLYEAGFRYNYLLQFCIILTFVMGGLGFPIVNNLMSFLRYKIKTILTFGRFKPSHRPWVINLNSRITLVTTLSITAVGFVLFYSLEYNNTLAEHQGIGKIITALFGATTPRTAGFNTIDTAAMLFPTTMVVFLLMWIGASPASTGGGIKTSTFAIATLNILSLAKGKSKIEIYRREIADISVRRAFATISLSLIVIGVGIVSISVFDKEKTLLEIGFECFSAFSTVGLSLGITSSLSDMSKLILTVIMFIGRVSMLSFLIAVFKKVRYKNYKYPTEEIVIN; from the coding sequence ATGAATTCAAAGAAAAATTGGCTGGAGCAAGCCGCTTTGATCACAAGTGTTTTAGGACTTTTTGCCCTTATTGGGGATTTTGGATTTAACCAAAATCAATTTTATCAAGAAATATTTGACGGATTTTATTTCGTAGTCTTAGCCCTAGGTGTAATCTCCACAATCAATCGATATTTTAAGCGAAAAGTATTTCCGAAGAAAAGCGTCTTTGTTTTTGATTTATTATCGATCGGTTTCACCCTTTGGATCTTTTACCTCTACTTATTTGTAGGTGTTCCATTTGAAACTGACTTGATTCTTGAGAATCCAATCTGGGTTCAACTTGCTGTGATTCTGACTTTTATCCGTGAATTTTCCGAAATCAGAATCAACTATAAGCGAACTGTTCTCAACCCCGCCCAGCTATTTGTGGGAAGTTTTATTCTAATCATTCTCTTCGGAGCGCTATTACTTATGACTCCAAGAGCTACAGTTGGAGGTCTTTCTTTTATTGATGCCATATTTACAGCGACCAGTGCAGTATGCGTTACTGGATTAATTGTAGTGGATACAGGTAGCTATTTTACAGATTTTGGACAATTGATCATCTTATTCTTAATCCAAATTGGGGGTCTTGGGATTTTGACATTCGCCAGCTATTTCAGTTACTTTTTTAAAGGCGGCTCAACTTATGAAAATCAAATAGCCCTTAGCGACATGACTAATTCCAATAAACTTGGGGAAGTTTTTTCTACAATTAAGTCGATTCTATTAATCACTTTTGGAATAGAACTAGTAGCTGCTTTAACCATCTATTCGACCTTAGACTCAAGTTTATTTTCATCAGAATCTCGAAAAATTTTCTTTGCAGTTTTTCATGCGATCTCCGCCTTTTGTAACGCGGGGTTTTCGACGCTTCCAAATGGTCTATATGAAGCTGGTTTCAGATACAATTACCTTTTACAATTTTGCATCATTCTCACTTTTGTGATGGGAGGACTTGGATTTCCTATTGTAAACAATCTGATGAGTTTTCTTAGATACAAAATCAAAACGATACTAACCTTTGGTAGATTTAAGCCAAGTCATCGCCCATGGGTAATCAATCTCAATAGCAGAATTACCTTGGTTACCACGCTAAGCATAACCGCAGTGGGATTTGTATTATTTTATTCACTCGAATACAATAATACCCTCGCAGAGCACCAAGGAATTGGAAAAATAATCACTGCCCTATTCGGAGCAACCACACCTAGAACAGCCGGGTTTAATACCATCGATACTGCCGCGATGCTTTTTCCTACTACCATGGTGGTCTTTCTACTGATGTGGATTGGAGCATCTCCTGCATCTACGGGTGGAGGAATCAAGACTAGCACATTCGCTATTGCAACATTGAATATTCTAAGTCTGGCCAAAGGGAAAAGTAAAATTGAAATCTACCGACGTGAAATCGCCGATATTTCGGTACGAAGAGCCTTTGCCACCATTTCTCTCTCTTTAATTGTGATAGGAGTTGGCATAGTGTCTATTTCTGTATTCGATAAAGAGAAAACACTGTTGGAAATTGGCTTCGAATGTTTCTCCGCATTCAGTACCGTCGGTCTGAGCTTGGGAATTACATCAAGCTTATCAGATATGAGCAAGCTAATCCTTACTGTAATCATGTTCATTGGACGAGTAAGTATGCTTTCTTTTCTGATCGCTGTGTTTAAAAAAGTGAGGTATAAAAACTACAAATACCCTACTGAAGAAATTGTAATTAATTAA
- a CDS encoding BlaI/MecI/CopY family transcriptional regulator, with protein MKPLTRAEEEIMQILWDIERGFVKDILTPMTEPKPAYNTVSTIVRILERKGFVSHKSYGKSHEYFPIVSKDEYRTFIIKRMLEGYFDSSFAKMTQFFKNDESLNNKQYQ; from the coding sequence ATGAAACCATTAACCAGAGCCGAAGAGGAAATTATGCAAATCCTCTGGGATATCGAACGAGGATTCGTAAAAGATATCTTAACACCTATGACTGAACCAAAACCTGCTTACAACACGGTCTCCACCATTGTAAGAATTCTTGAAAGAAAAGGTTTTGTAAGTCACAAGTCTTATGGCAAAAGCCATGAATATTTCCCAATCGTTTCTAAAGATGAATACAGAACTTTCATCATTAAGAGAATGCTTGAAGGATACTTTGATAGCTCATTTGCTAAAATGACTCAATTTTTCAAAAACGATGAGTCTTTGAACAACAAACAGTATCAATAA
- a CDS encoding acyl-CoA desaturase: MIIIVFFLLHWYFSLFCQSFFLHRYAAHQMFVMNKFWEKFFYFFTWIWQGSSYLSPRAYAILHRMHHAYSDTPKDPHSPHHTENLFTMMWKTKNIYNDYFTFKLKPEDRFSKDIPDWNKFDRFADSMTVRVSWGLIYALIYILCISVFELPGTHWWMYFLLPIHFLMGPVHGAIVNWSGHKYGYANFDNNDMSKNSLLLDVLMLGELFQNNHHKLPNRPNFAVKWYEFDPTYPVVKLLHATGIIKLRST; encoded by the coding sequence GTGATTATTATCGTTTTCTTCCTTTTGCATTGGTATTTCTCCCTGTTTTGCCAAAGCTTTTTCCTTCATCGTTATGCAGCTCATCAAATGTTTGTCATGAACAAGTTTTGGGAGAAATTCTTTTATTTCTTCACTTGGATATGGCAAGGGAGTTCTTACTTATCTCCAAGGGCTTATGCAATTCTGCACCGAATGCATCATGCATATTCCGATACTCCAAAAGACCCACACAGTCCTCATCATACTGAAAATCTCTTCACGATGATGTGGAAGACAAAAAACATCTACAACGATTACTTTACTTTTAAACTCAAGCCAGAGGATCGATTTTCAAAAGACATCCCCGACTGGAATAAATTTGATCGATTTGCGGATAGTATGACCGTGCGAGTAAGCTGGGGATTGATCTATGCTTTAATTTATATCCTTTGCATTTCAGTTTTTGAATTGCCAGGTACTCATTGGTGGATGTACTTTTTACTTCCGATTCACTTTCTGATGGGCCCTGTTCATGGTGCAATCGTCAACTGGAGTGGTCATAAATATGGGTATGCAAACTTTGACAATAATGACATGTCCAAAAACTCATTGCTATTGGATGTTTTGATGCTTGGCGAACTGTTTCAAAACAATCATCACAAACTTCCAAATAGACCAAATTTTGCGGTAAAATGGTATGAATTTGATCCAACTTACCCAGTGGTTAAGCTTCTTCATGCTACAGGCATTATAAAACTCCGGTCCACTTGA
- a CDS encoding helix-turn-helix domain-containing protein produces MYSEKIIQEFVNKLIKEKEGKCLDFKQKITSKSKIAKTISALANTEGGYLVIGISDQKKIIGIDPDEEAFMIESANEEYCTPKASIYMEEVKFLDKVESENPVLIEKTILLVKIEKSILEKIYCKQPNGELKAFHRVNDKTLAY; encoded by the coding sequence ATGTATTCAGAAAAAATAATTCAAGAATTTGTTAATAAACTAATAAAAGAAAAAGAGGGAAAATGTTTAGATTTTAAACAAAAAATAACCTCAAAATCAAAAATTGCCAAAACAATTTCTGCATTAGCGAATACCGAAGGAGGATATTTGGTAATTGGGATTTCTGACCAAAAGAAAATAATTGGTATAGATCCCGATGAAGAGGCATTTATGATCGAGTCTGCAAATGAGGAATATTGCACACCAAAAGCGAGCATTTATATGGAGGAGGTAAAATTTCTTGACAAAGTCGAGTCCGAAAATCCAGTTCTAATCGAAAAAACAATCCTTCTGGTCAAAATAGAAAAGTCAATTTTGGAAAAGATTTACTGTAAACAGCCAAATGGAGAGCTAAAGGCATTTCATCGAGTCAATGACAAAACCTTAGCCTATTAA
- a CDS encoding histone deacetylase, which yields MLKISWSPNYSHPLPVGHRFPMEKYELLPQQLLLEGTVEEKNFFNPKALDLDLIRTVHSDDYLSRLISQDLTRSEIRATGFPLSPQLVEREIQILGGSVEAAIFASEFGIAMNIAGGTHHAFSSRGEGFCLLNDLAVTAQYLIDHRYAKNVLIIDLDVHQGNGTAEIFRNRTDVFTFSMHGEKNYPHRKEASHLDIPLSDGTSDKVYLELLEKNLNSILSNFQPDFILYQSGVDVLASDKLGRLSLTIEGVYQRDKMVLDFAYHSKTPIMCCMGGGYSPQIKDIIEAHAQVYRLAQEIFF from the coding sequence ATGCTAAAAATTTCTTGGTCCCCCAATTATTCCCATCCCTTACCTGTAGGACATCGGTTTCCAATGGAAAAGTATGAACTTCTTCCACAGCAACTTCTTTTAGAAGGAACAGTAGAAGAAAAGAACTTTTTTAATCCTAAAGCATTAGACCTTGATTTGATTCGAACAGTTCATTCTGATGATTACTTAAGTAGATTAATCTCTCAAGATCTTACTCGCTCCGAAATAAGAGCCACAGGATTTCCTCTTAGTCCACAGCTGGTAGAAAGAGAAATTCAAATTCTTGGAGGATCGGTTGAGGCAGCGATTTTTGCTTCTGAGTTCGGAATCGCAATGAATATTGCTGGAGGAACACATCATGCTTTCTCCAGTAGGGGCGAAGGGTTTTGCTTATTAAATGACTTGGCCGTGACTGCTCAATATTTGATTGATCATCGCTATGCTAAAAATGTTCTCATTATAGATCTAGACGTGCACCAAGGCAACGGTACAGCTGAAATTTTCAGAAATAGAACAGATGTCTTCACGTTTAGTATGCATGGTGAAAAGAACTATCCACATCGCAAAGAAGCCTCTCATTTAGACATACCACTTTCGGATGGGACCTCCGATAAGGTCTATCTTGAATTATTAGAAAAAAATTTGAATAGCATCCTCTCTAATTTCCAACCGGATTTCATTTTATACCAAAGTGGGGTGGATGTCTTGGCCTCTGACAAATTGGGTCGATTATCGCTTACGATCGAGGGAGTTTATCAACGCGATAAAATGGTTTTAGACTTTGCCTATCATTCCAAAACACCAATTATGTGTTGTATGGGAGGTGGATATTCTCCTCAGATCAAGGATATTATAGAGGCACATGCACAAGTGTATAGGCTTGCTCAGGAAATCTTTTTTTGA
- a CDS encoding OmpH family outer membrane protein — protein MRPVNFNKSPVKKGLQIFGALCFSAVLFYSCGQKTEGTSVASTSEERAAAGDIKIAFVYTDSVINNYDYFKKKSEELTEKGKRFDTDLQSRARGLEQEVATFQQTGGNMTLNQQRAKQEELMQKEQNLYTYRNNLMQELSAEEAKLMNEVYEQVQSYLSEYAKENGIDVILSNTRGGAVWYATESIDVTKGVTEGLNKKFNANPSAVAPAAADTTAKK, from the coding sequence TTGCGCCCTGTCAACTTTAATAAATCACCAGTGAAAAAAGGATTACAAATTTTCGGCGCATTATGCTTTAGTGCAGTACTATTTTACTCTTGCGGTCAAAAAACCGAAGGTACTTCAGTAGCATCTACTTCTGAAGAAAGAGCTGCGGCAGGCGATATTAAAATAGCATTCGTTTATACTGATTCAGTTATCAATAATTATGACTACTTCAAGAAAAAGTCTGAGGAGTTAACTGAAAAGGGAAAAAGATTTGATACTGACTTGCAGTCTAGAGCAAGAGGTTTGGAGCAAGAAGTTGCGACATTTCAGCAGACAGGTGGAAATATGACTCTTAACCAACAGCGTGCAAAGCAAGAGGAATTGATGCAAAAAGAACAAAATCTGTATACCTACAGAAACAACTTGATGCAAGAGCTTTCCGCTGAAGAGGCGAAATTAATGAATGAAGTGTATGAGCAAGTACAATCATATTTGTCCGAGTATGCCAAAGAAAATGGCATTGACGTAATCTTGAGTAATACTAGAGGTGGAGCGGTATGGTATGCTACTGAGTCTATTGATGTGACTAAAGGAGTTACAGAAGGATTGAACAAGAAGTTTAACGCAAATCCATCAGCAGTTGCACCTGCAGCAGCAGATACTACAGCCAAGAAATAA
- a CDS encoding deoxyhypusine synthase family protein, with product MKITEFLKHNYRHFNAAALIDAAEGYKTHLDQGGKMMVTLAGAMSTAELGISLAEMIRQDKVQIISCTGANLEEDVFNLVAHDYYERVPNYRELSPEQEQELLERHMNRVTDTCIPEMEAMRRIENVILEEWMKADQAGEQYFPHEFFYKILLSGKLEASYQIDPKNSWLLEAAKKSLPIIVPGWEDSTLGNMFAGHVISGDVKNVHTVRSGIEYMMFLAEWYTQNATEESKVGFFQIGGGIAGDFPICVVPMLHQDLQRDNVPLWGYFCQISDSTTSYGSYSGAVPNEKITWGKLGMNTPKYIIESDATIVAPLVFAIVLDQ from the coding sequence ATGAAAATCACTGAGTTTTTAAAACACAACTACAGACATTTTAATGCTGCTGCACTTATTGATGCTGCAGAAGGGTATAAAACTCACTTAGATCAAGGTGGGAAAATGATGGTAACCTTAGCAGGAGCCATGTCCACTGCTGAACTTGGAATATCTCTTGCCGAAATGATCCGTCAAGATAAGGTTCAAATTATCTCTTGTACTGGAGCAAACTTGGAAGAGGACGTCTTCAATTTGGTTGCTCATGATTACTATGAGCGTGTTCCAAATTACCGGGAATTATCACCTGAGCAAGAACAAGAACTTCTTGAGCGCCACATGAATCGTGTTACGGATACTTGTATTCCGGAAATGGAAGCCATGAGAAGAATTGAGAATGTTATCCTCGAGGAATGGATGAAAGCCGATCAAGCGGGAGAGCAATACTTTCCACATGAGTTTTTTTACAAGATTCTCCTTTCTGGGAAATTAGAAGCTTCTTATCAAATAGATCCTAAGAATAGCTGGCTTTTGGAAGCGGCTAAAAAGAGTCTTCCAATCATTGTTCCTGGTTGGGAAGATTCCACGCTTGGAAATATGTTTGCAGGTCATGTGATTTCTGGTGATGTGAAAAATGTCCATACCGTTAGATCAGGCATTGAATACATGATGTTTCTAGCAGAATGGTATACCCAAAATGCAACGGAAGAAAGTAAAGTAGGATTTTTCCAAATTGGCGGGGGAATTGCAGGTGATTTTCCTATCTGTGTGGTACCGATGTTGCATCAGGACTTACAGCGAGATAATGTGCCTCTTTGGGGATATTTCTGCCAGATTTCGGATTCCACAACCTCTTATGGATCGTATTCTGGAGCAGTTCCAAATGAAAAAATCACCTGGGGTAAGTTGGGAATGAATACTCCAAAATACATTATTGAATCTGATGCAACCATCGTAGCACCATTGGTATTTGCTATCGTGTTGGATCAATAA
- a CDS encoding OmpA family protein — protein sequence MRLNISNFLFKASSFILLAFCVSKISLGQELKSISGANSPNDDFNPVSVGNQTILFTRAFHPKNLGGKNDPGDIWMIRKDDAGNWGNEIHRPDLSTSGYDLPLGMEDVLTLLILRNENGSVSIHQFSKFGADWNYLRQVNLEGLSTLQGTITGRVASQGKILFLSGKRSDSLGNEDIYFSEKLGPIDWGKLESLGPAINGKGQEVGPFFQSETSLLYFSSNSHPDATGKDILISKKLENGWSSPVKWEQISGRGSESSILVLSSTEAIWSSTQNSDGFADLMTFSEPQDLIVPNEFENYQPIAPESKVEKVKPVSILKKEEKVENPVLQQETVLAPRIEEEIPVSWLVMDSKSKLEIAYELEWQKGNDPILLPKESLASELKNLGVTAAKVTSKGYFPVWVSINALMPKGRTVVQLTKAETGSALVLKEVQFQRGTAEFEGKETVTVLEEIARFLMDNPSVKIRINGHTDNVGDPGLNKQLSLERAGKIRDFLTQLGVEFENVRISGWGGTKPISSNATEAGRSKNRRVELVVE from the coding sequence ATGAGATTAAACATTTCAAATTTTCTTTTTAAAGCAAGCAGTTTCATACTGCTTGCTTTTTGTGTTTCTAAAATTAGCCTTGGTCAAGAGCTAAAATCAATTTCTGGTGCCAATAGCCCAAATGATGATTTTAATCCGGTTAGTGTCGGGAACCAAACCATTCTTTTTACCCGTGCTTTTCATCCAAAAAATCTAGGAGGCAAGAATGATCCAGGAGATATCTGGATGATTCGAAAAGATGATGCTGGAAATTGGGGGAATGAGATCCATCGTCCTGATTTAAGTACCAGTGGATATGATCTTCCATTAGGAATGGAAGATGTATTGACCCTTTTAATATTGCGAAATGAAAATGGAAGTGTCTCCATTCATCAATTCAGCAAATTCGGTGCAGATTGGAATTACCTCAGGCAGGTCAACTTAGAAGGTTTATCAACGCTACAGGGTACAATTACCGGTAGGGTGGCATCTCAAGGAAAAATACTTTTTCTTTCTGGAAAAAGGAGTGATTCGTTAGGGAATGAAGATATTTATTTCAGCGAAAAGCTGGGACCAATTGATTGGGGAAAGCTGGAAAGTTTAGGTCCAGCTATTAATGGAAAAGGGCAGGAAGTAGGACCGTTTTTTCAATCCGAAACATCCTTGCTTTATTTTTCTTCTAATTCACACCCTGACGCTACTGGCAAGGATATTTTAATTTCAAAAAAATTGGAAAATGGCTGGTCCTCTCCAGTTAAATGGGAACAAATAAGCGGTCGAGGTTCCGAATCTTCCATTCTGGTTCTTAGCAGTACTGAGGCTATTTGGTCAAGTACTCAGAATAGTGATGGATTTGCTGATTTGATGACATTTTCCGAGCCTCAGGATTTAATTGTCCCTAATGAGTTTGAAAACTATCAACCGATAGCTCCTGAATCCAAGGTTGAAAAGGTTAAACCTGTTTCGATTCTCAAGAAAGAGGAAAAAGTTGAAAACCCAGTCCTACAGCAAGAAACAGTACTAGCTCCTCGAATCGAAGAGGAAATACCAGTTTCTTGGTTGGTTATGGATTCAAAAAGTAAGCTGGAAATAGCTTATGAATTAGAATGGCAAAAAGGAAATGACCCCATTTTACTTCCTAAAGAATCATTAGCATCAGAATTGAAAAACCTTGGCGTAACTGCTGCAAAAGTTACTTCCAAAGGATATTTTCCAGTTTGGGTTTCAATCAATGCTTTGATGCCTAAAGGAAGAACGGTCGTTCAATTGACAAAAGCAGAAACAGGTAGTGCCTTGGTCTTGAAAGAAGTTCAATTTCAACGAGGAACTGCAGAGTTTGAAGGAAAAGAAACAGTAACTGTTTTAGAAGAAATAGCCAGATTTTTAATGGATAATCCAAGTGTGAAAATCCGAATAAATGGACATACCGATAATGTTGGAGATCCTGGATTAAATAAACAGCTGTCCCTAGAGCGTGCTGGCAAAATCAGAGATTTTTTGACCCAATTAGGAGTCGAATTTGAAAATGTAAGAATATCTGGCTGGGGAGGGACTAAGCCAATTTCCTCTAACGCCACAGAGGCTGGTAGGTCTAAAAATAGGAGAGTAGAACTCGTTGTAGAATAA
- a CDS encoding Gfo/Idh/MocA family protein: MKNKPENPSQSSRRGFIKESALALAGFYIVPRHVLGGPGYIAPSDKLRVASIGVGGMGYSDVSGVFKSGKADIVALCDVDDTRAARARKDHEKAAYYKDFRIMLEKEEKNIDAVTVSTPDHMHAVQAMMAMKMGKHVYVQKPMSHDIYEARMLTEAAEKYKVVTQMGNQGSSGDGVRQMIEWYNAGLIGEANKVWSWTNRPVWPQGIPWPSTPITPPADLDWDLWLGTAPYKDYVGNLVPFNWRGWWDYGTGALGDMACHIMEPPFRVLGLGYPTSAECSVGSVYVGEFQRGYFPDSCPPSSHITLRFDRPGKEELEFHWMDGGIQPTRPEELAPNEIMGDGGNGVIIEGTKGKMMCSTYGANPQLLPTSRTKEVNVPQTEYRVPGGDRGHYSNWVEACIAGHGSDEFKKLSSPFSIAGPLTESVLMGNLAIRSYDYRVPRPGADNQFDYPGRNIKLVWDGPNMKITNFEPANQFVKRTYREGYSF, from the coding sequence ATGAAAAATAAACCGGAGAATCCATCTCAATCCTCCAGAAGAGGTTTCATCAAAGAATCAGCATTGGCTTTGGCAGGATTTTACATTGTACCTCGCCATGTCCTAGGCGGACCTGGGTATATTGCTCCTAGTGATAAGCTAAGAGTGGCATCAATCGGGGTCGGTGGAATGGGATACAGTGATGTTTCAGGTGTGTTTAAAAGTGGAAAAGCAGATATCGTTGCTCTCTGTGATGTAGATGACACTCGTGCAGCTAGAGCAAGAAAAGATCATGAAAAGGCAGCCTATTATAAAGACTTCCGAATCATGTTAGAGAAGGAAGAAAAAAATATTGACGCTGTTACTGTTTCGACACCTGACCATATGCATGCTGTACAAGCGATGATGGCTATGAAAATGGGAAAGCATGTGTATGTCCAGAAGCCAATGTCGCATGATATCTATGAAGCAAGAATGCTTACTGAAGCGGCAGAAAAATACAAGGTTGTGACCCAAATGGGGAATCAAGGATCATCTGGAGACGGAGTTCGTCAGATGATCGAATGGTATAATGCTGGCCTAATTGGAGAAGCAAACAAAGTTTGGTCATGGACCAATAGACCAGTTTGGCCGCAAGGCATCCCTTGGCCATCCACCCCAATTACTCCTCCAGCAGATTTAGATTGGGACTTATGGCTGGGTACCGCGCCCTACAAGGATTATGTTGGCAATCTAGTTCCATTCAATTGGAGAGGTTGGTGGGATTATGGAACTGGAGCTCTTGGGGATATGGCTTGTCACATCATGGAGCCTCCTTTCCGCGTTTTGGGTTTAGGGTATCCTACATCTGCGGAATGCTCCGTGGGGTCGGTCTACGTTGGAGAATTCCAAAGGGGGTACTTTCCTGACAGCTGTCCACCTTCTTCCCACATTACGCTAAGATTTGACCGACCTGGAAAAGAAGAATTGGAATTTCACTGGATGGATGGAGGAATTCAGCCAACTCGTCCAGAGGAATTGGCTCCTAATGAAATAATGGGTGATGGTGGAAATGGTGTAATCATAGAAGGAACAAAAGGAAAAATGATGTGCTCAACCTATGGAGCAAATCCTCAATTACTACCTACATCCAGAACCAAGGAAGTAAACGTACCACAAACGGAATATCGTGTCCCAGGCGGAGACCGAGGCCATTATTCAAATTGGGTAGAAGCATGTATTGCAGGTCATGGATCTGATGAATTTAAAAAATTAAGTTCTCCATTTTCTATTGCTGGCCCTTTAACTGAATCAGTATTGATGGGCAACCTCGCTATCAGAAGTTATGATTATAGAGTACCAAGACCAGGTGCGGATAATCAATTTGACTATCCCGGCCGAAACATCAAATTGGTTTGGGATGGACCGAATATGAAAATCACAAATTTTGAACCAGCTAATCAATTTGTGAAACGAACCTATCGAGAAGGATATTCCTTCTAA